In the Malus domestica chromosome 16, GDT2T_hap1 genome, one interval contains:
- the LOC103404039 gene encoding uncharacterized protein At4g14450, chloroplastic-like — protein MAEESRPSSGNRRQPSRLQRRAPPPSSLQINRVPDWNVAIPLLSPLVSPDQPIEAKSRDDTRQHQQKELPRHHQQGAEADKSAQVAVFKKWQHPAAPFCYDTAQMVPPFVQLR, from the coding sequence ATGGCAGAAGAATCGCGACCGAGCTCCGGCAACCGACGCCAGCCCAGCCGCCTCCAGAGGCGAGCCCCGCCCCCTTCTTCCTTGCAAATAAACCGCGTCCCCGATTGGAACGTCGCCATCCCCCTCCTCTCCCCTCTCGTCTCCCCCGATCAACCAATCGAGGCCAAATCTCGAGACGACACGCGGCAGCACCAGCAGAAGGAGCTCCCGCGCCATCATCAGCAGGGCGCGGAGGCGGACAAGTCGGCTCAGGTGGCGGTGTTCAAGAAGTGGCAGCACCCGGCGGCTCCGTTTTGCTACGACACGGCTCAGATGGTCCCGCCTTTCGTTCAGCTTCGTTAG
- the LOC103404038 gene encoding DNA repair protein RAD5B — MSIMEDLDARHAEEQDNSEIPMGIPVGIPMGVMVKRTNPGAGARISTMLKEEVSEETDETERLRGSKAQFSVKEEVPDSRESLTLVKQEPSDVPDSQELVPIRVKAEPIEESEEAESLSLVPSQVPESQEGLVLNVEPITTLVMLEASEESGEAEKLHIAKHESPLKKEERQIRKEENVKKIRSVLGLGPEIRELDILLVLARCGDNPEAAINYILENSISSRKGPEPKSQVKKEVPDCQVISVQQMRPENLEDADFPVEQDWLMVGRTFITALSTSKGRKLVDNEIVHFTFPCANSSYKTQWIVRFSTKRFGEIGRLPMEWAKTVIPLVSSGKVKVRGRCIAAPSVLSMMQEVVLYVSFYIHHSIFTEGDHSSWRLDVSPVINTSLYPLLTLFKLLKIRPYQKAEFTPEDLDSRKRLLNIERIEDGAAPVLPLVKRRKGTTQQPSEESKDEQVVTESSLNKLVGAADVYDLEEMEPSSTLTCVLKPYQKQALYWMSELEKGIDVEKAAQTLHPCWAAYHICDERVSSVYVNIFTGEATTKLPTATLMARGGILADAMGLGKTVMTIALILARPVRKSSESTEITKRRRIDTDTSTPLKPRGGTLVVCPMSLLSQWKDELETHSESGSISIFVHYGGCRTTDPKTISAQDVVLTTYGVLAASYKSDKENSIFHQVDWYRVVLDEAHTIKASKTQAAQAAFALSSHCRWCLTGTPIQNNLEDLYSLLCFLHVEPWCNWSWWSKLIQKPYENGDPRGLRLIKAILRSLMLRRTKETTDKKGRPILVLPPVDIQTIKCEQSDAERYFYDALFKRSKVQFDQFVAQGKVLHNYANILELLLRLRQCCNHPYLVMSSADSQKIKSRNDPHKFADFENLARKFLEASHDSSSSKQIVPTQAYVEEVVESIRRGESKECPICLEFADDPVLTPCAHKMCRECLLSSWQTPATGRCPICRQWLANSDLITCPSESRFRVTDEENWTESSKVAKLLDFLERILRSGSGAKSIVFSQWTTFLDLLESPMKKRGIGFLRFDGKLSQTQRERVLNEFNDTRGKMVLLTSLKTGGVGLNLTAASNVFIMDPWWNPAVEEQAIMRIHRIGQKQTVVVRRFIVKDTVEERMQQVQARKQRMIAGALTDEEVRSARIEELKMLFT; from the exons ATGTCTATTATGGAAGACTTGGACGCCAGACATGCAGAGGAGCAAGACAACTCCGAAATTCCGATGGGAATTCCGGTTGGAATTCCGATGGGGGTGATGGTGAAGCGGACGAATCCAGGCGCGGGGGCTCGTATCTCGACCATGCTTAAGGAAGAGGTGTCCGAGGAGACGGATGAGACCGAAAGGCTTCGCGGGTCGAAGGCTCAATTCTCGGTTAAGGAAGAAGTTCCTGATAGTCGAGAGAGTTTGACTCTGGTCAAGCAGGAGCCCTCTGATGTTCCTGATAGCCAGGAACTTGTTCCGATTCGGGTCAAGGCAGAGCCCATTGAGGAGTCGGAGGAGGCGGAGTCTCTGAGCTTAGTGCCGAGTCAGGTTCCTGAGAGTCAAGAGGGTTTGGTCCTAAATGTGGAACCCATTACAACCCTGGTCATGCTGGAGGCCTCTGAGGAGTCAGGTGAAGCTGAAAAGCTTCACATAGCTAAGCATGAGAGCccgttgaagaaggaagagaggcAGATTCGAAAGGAAGAGAATGTAAAGAAAATTCGCTCAGTTTTGGGGCTGGGGCCTGAGATACGCGAACTTGATATTCTCCTAGTGCTCGCTAGATGCGGTGACAACCCAGAAGCCGCCATCAATTACATTCTCGAAAACTCGATCTCTTCGCGCAAGGGGCCGGAGCCTAAGagccaggtgaagaaggaagttCCTGATTGTCAAGTGATTTCGGTGCAACAGATGAGACCCGAGAATTTGGAAGATGCAGATTTCCCTGTGGAGCAGGATTGGCTTATGGTGGGAAGGACGTTTATCACTGCACTTTCAACTTCGAAAGGCAGGAAATTGGTTGATAATGAGATTGTTCATTTTACTTTTCCTTGTGCAAACTCAAGCTACAAAACCCAATGGATTGTTCGATTCTCGaccaaacgatttggagag ATTGGTCGGCTTCCCATGGAATGGGCGAAGACTGTTATTCCGCTTGTAAGTTCTGGTAAGGTTAAAGTTCGTGGGCGTTGTATAGCTGCACCGAGTGTCCTTTCTATGATGCAAGAGGTTGTATTGTATGTAAG TTTTTATATTCACCATTCCATTTTTACGGAGGGTGACCACTCGTCATGGAGGCTAGATGTTTCCCCTGTCATTAATACTTCATTGTATCCTCTCCTCACTTTGTTCAAATTGCTGAAAATTCGGCCGTATCAAAAG GCTGAATTCACCCCAGAAGATCTTGATTCCCGAAAACGTCTATTGAACATTGAA CGTATTGAAGATGGTGCTGCACCAGTGTTGCCCTTAGTGAAACGAAGAAAGGGCACCACCCAACAGCCTTCAGAAGAAAGCAAAGATGAACAAGTTGTTACAGAATCATCTCTAAATAAACTTGTTGGTGCAGCAGATGTATATGACTTGGAG GAGATGGAACCGTCAAGTACTCTCACATGCGTTCTGAAGCCATACCAGAAGCAAGCTCTCTACTGGATGTCTGAGTTAGAGAAGGGAATTGATGTTGAGAAGGCAGCACAAACCCTTCATCCTTGCTGGGCAGCCTATCATATTTGTGATGA GAGGGTTTCTTCAGTCTATGTGAACATATTCACAGGGGAGGCAACCACAAAACTTCCAACTGCAACGCTAATGGCAAGAGGAGGA ATCCTAGCAGATGCAATGGGACTTGGGAAGACTGTGATGACAATTGCTCTAATACTTGCAAGACCAGTCCGAAAAAGCTCTGAAAGTACTGAGATTACAAAAAGGAGGAGGATAGATACAGATACAAGCACCCCCTTGAAACCAAGGGGGGGCACTCTTGTTGTCTGTCCCATGTCTTTGTTAAGCCAGTGGAAG GATGAGCTCGAAACCCATTCAGAGTCTGGAAGTATTTCTATTTTTGTCCACTATGGTGGGTGCAGAACCACTGACCCCAAAACAATCTCGGCACAAGATGTTGTCTTGACAACGTATGGTGTGTTGGCTGCATCTTATAAAAGT GATAAGGAGAACAGTATTTTCCATCAGGTTGACTGGTATAGGGTGGTGCTTGATGAAGCACATACCATTAAGGCTTCAAAAACCCAAGCAGCTCAGGCTGCTTTTGCCTTGTCCTCGCATTGTCGATGGTGCTTGACAGGAACCCCTATTCAG AACAATTTGGAAGACCTCTACAGCCTCTTATGCTTCTTGCATGTCGAACCGTGGTGTAACTGGTCATG GTGGAGTAAATTAATTCAAAAACCATATGAGAATGGTGATCCAAGAGGACTGAGATTGATCAAGGCTATTTTGAGGTCACTAATGCTAAGAAGAACAAAGGAGACAACAGATAAAAAAGGAAG GCCCATACTTGTTCTCCCTCCAGTCGACATTCAAACCATCAAGTGTGAACAGTCGGATGCTGAACGCTACTTCTACGATGCCCTTTTTAAGAGATCAAAA GTCCAGTTTGATCAATTTGTAGCGCAAGGCAAGGTTCTTCACAACTATGCAAATATCCTTGAGCTGCTACTTCGATTGAGGCAGTGTTGCAATCACCCGTATCTTGTTATGAG TAGCGCTGATTCACAAAAGATAAAAAGTCGGAATGATCCACACAAGTTTGCGGACTTTGAAAATCTTGCCAGAAAATTCCTTGAAGCTAGTCATGATTCTTCCAGTTCAAAGCAGATTGTCCCCACTCAAGCCTACGTTGAAGAGGTTGTGGAGAGTATCCGTCGTGGTGAAAGCAAAGAGTGTCCCATATGCTTGGAATTTGCAGATGATCCTGTACTTACACCATGCGCACACAAGATGTGCAGAGAGTGTCTTCTCTCAAGCTGGCAGACACCAGCTACTGGTCGATGCCCAATATGTCGGCAATGGCTTGCAAACAGTGACCTTATTACCTGCCCATCAGAAAGCCGTTTCCGGGTGACCGATGAGGAAAACTGGACAGAATCTTCCAAGGTTGCAAAGCTATTGGATTTCTTGGAGCGTATTCTTCGGTCAGGTTCTGGTGCAAAGAGCATTGTGTTCAGTCAGTGGACTACTTTTTTGGATCTCTTGGAGTCCCCTATGAAGAAAAGAGGAATTGGATTTCTGAGGTTTGATGGAAAGCTGTCTCAGACACAGAGGGAGAGGGTTTTAAATGAGTTCAACGACACCAGGGGGAAAATG GTGTTGCTGACATCCTTGAAAACGGGTGGTGTTGGTCTAAATTTAACTGCAGCATCTAATGTCTTTATAATG GATCCGTGGTGGAATCCTGCTGTAGAGGAGCAAGCGATAATGAGAATTCATCGCATTGGCCAAAAGCAAACTGTTGTAGTCAGAAGATTTATTGTCAAG GACACCGTGGAGGAGCGAATGCAACAAGTTCAGGCGAGGAAGCAGAGAATGATTGCCGGAGCTCTCACTGACGAGGAAGTTCGTTCTGCCAGAATTGAGGAGCTCAAAATGCTTTTCACCTAA